In Paroedura picta isolate Pp20150507F chromosome 1, Ppicta_v3.0, whole genome shotgun sequence, the following are encoded in one genomic region:
- the GPR137B gene encoding integral membrane protein GPR137B, with product MEAHEWVPLKNNTSPPTLSPAVPPYVKLGLTVAYTIFYSLLFVFIYIQLWLVLHYRHKRFSYQTVFLFLCLLWASLRTVLFSFYFKDFVSANSLSPFAFWLLYCFPVCLQFFTLTLMNLYFTQVIFKAKSKYSPELLKYRLPLYLASFFVSLLFLLVNLTCAVLVRMENAERKSIVLVRVAINDTLFVLCAISLSICLYKISKMSLANIYLESKGSSVCQLTTIGATVILLYTSRACYNLFVLSFSQTKAMNSFDYDWYNVSDQANLKCQLGDAGYVVFGIILFVWELLPTSLLVFFFRVQNSTKDLTNPGIVPSHAFNPRSYFFDNPRRYDSDDDLAWSISPHNVHGSFSPDYYDWGHQNNSFMTHVGSLQNDSISEIE from the exons ATGGAGGCCCATGAGTGGGTCCCTTTGAAAAATAACACCTCTCCACCAACCTTAAGTCCAGCCGTGCCTCCGTATGTCAAGCTAGGGCTGACGGTCGCCTACACTATCTTTTATTCACTCCTGTTTGTGTTCATCTATATCCAGTTGTGGCTGGTCCTTCACTACAGGCACAAGAGGTTCAGTTATCAAACTGTCTTTCTATTTCTGTGCCTGCTCTGGGCCTCTCTCAGGACGGTATTGTTTTCGTTTTACTTCAAAGACTTTGTCAGCGCAAATTCTCTCAGCCCCTTCGCGTTCTGGCTGCTATATTGTTTCCCAGTGTGCCTCCAGTTTTTCACATTGACACTGATGAATCTTTACTTCACTCAG GTTATTTTTAAAGCTAAGTCAAAATACTCACCAGAACTACTTAAATACAG GTTACCTCTCTACTTGGCATCTTTCTTTGTCAGCTTACTTTTCCTGCTGGTGAATTTAACATGTGCAGTGCTTGTGAGAATGGAGAATGCAGAAAGGAAAAGCATTGTCTTGGTCAGGGTTGCCATAAACGACACGCTGTTTGTGCTGTGTGCCATTTCACTTTCTATCTGCCTCTACAAAATTTCCAAGATGTCATTAGCGAACATTTACTTGGAATCCAAG GGTTCATCTGTCTGTCAACTAACAACCATAGGAGCAACTGTCATACTGCTTTACACTTCAAGGGCCTGTTACAATCTGTTTGTACTGTCCTTTTCTCAGACCAAAGCAATGAATTCTTTTGATTATGACTGGTACAACGTATCTGATCAGGCAA ATCTGAAATGCCAACTGGGTGATGCTGGATATGTAGTATTTGGAATAATACTTTTTGTGTGggagctcctgcccacttccttgcTTGTGTTCTTCTTCCGCGTTCAAAATTCTACAAAAGACCTA ACCAACCCTGGAATAGTACCGAGTCATGCATTCAATCCAAGATCTTATTTTTTTGATAATCCTCGCAGATATGACAGTGATGATGATTTGGCCTGGAGCATATCACCACACAACGTACATGGCAG tttctcCCCCGATTACTATGACTGGGGACATCAAAATAACAGTTTTATGACTCATGTTGGATCCCTGCAGAATGATTCAATATCTGAGATTGAATGA